The following proteins are encoded in a genomic region of Vicugna pacos chromosome 16, VicPac4, whole genome shotgun sequence:
- the NOG gene encoding noggin has translation MERCPSLGVTLYALVVVLGLRAAPAGGQHYLHIRPAPSDNLPLVDLIEHPDPIFDPKEKDLNETLLRSLLGGHYDPGFMATSPPEDRPGGGGGAAGGAEDLAELDQLLRQRPSGAMPSEIKGLEFSEGLAPGKKQRLSKKLRRKLQMWLWSQTFCPVLYAWNDLGSRFWPRYVKVGSCFSKRSCSVPEGMVCKPSKSVHLTVLRWRCQRRGGQRCGWIPIQYPIISECKCSC, from the coding sequence ATGGAGCGCTGCCCCAGCCTGGGGGTCACCCTCTACGCCCTGGTGGTGGTCCTGGGGCTGCGGGCGGCACCGGCCGGCGGCCAGCACTATCTCCACATCCGCCCGGCTCCCAGCGACAACCTGCCCCTGGTGGACCTCATCGAACACCCGGACCCTATCTTTGACCCCAAGGAGAAGGATCTGAACGAGACGCTGCTGCGCTCGCTGCTCGGGGGCCACTACGATCCGGGCTTCATGGCCACCTCGCCCCCCGAGGACCggcccggcgggggcgggggggcagcagggggcgccGAGGACCTGGCCGAGCTGGACCAGCTGCTGCGGCAGCGGCCGTCGGGGGCCATGCCGAGCGAGATCAAAGGGCTGGAGTTCTCCGAGGGCTTGGCCCCGGGGAAGAAGCAGCGCCTGAGCAAGAAGCTGCGGAGGAAGTTACAGATGTGGCTGTGGTCGCAGACCTTCTGCCCGGTGCTGTACGCGTGGAACGACCTGGGCAGCCGCTTTTGGCCGCGCTACGTGAAGGTGGGCAGCTGCTTCAGTAAGCGCTCGTGCTCCGTGCCCGAGGGCATGGTGTGCAAGCCGTCCAAGTCCGTGCACCTCACGGTGCTGCGGTGGCGCTGTCAGCGGCGCGGGGGCCAGCGCTGCGGCTGGATTCCCATCCAGTACCCCATCATTTCCGAGTGCAAGTGCTCATGCTAG